In the genome of Achromobacter sp. MFA1 R4, the window GGGTCTGGGAAGACGTTGGTGACCGTACGGTGTTGCCCGTACAGCGATATTCTTACGTTGGTCTTTGCAGCCGGTTTTTAAGCCGCAAGATTTAGCCGCAAGAGCCGACTGACAATAATATCCGAAGTTGCCCGATTTTGCAAGCGGTTTCTGTGCAAAGGGCATAAGCGGCGCGTGCCGGACGCTCAGTGCGCCGCGGGACGGGCCTGGCGCTGGGCCTCGATGATGAGCCCCTCAAGGCGCGGCGACATGCGCAGCGCCACCTGGGCGGCCGTCGAGCCGTCGGGTTGCGGGGCGGTTTCCAGGGCGAGTTCGATGCGCTCGTTGTCGAACGCTTCCGGCGCGGCCTCGATTTCCACATAGCGGTCGAGCAGGGCGTCGACGGCCTTCTGGGCGTCCGCCAGGGCTTCGTCCGACAGCTTGCCATTGCCCAGGTACTGATTGACCACGCGCGCCAGATCGTTCATGAAAAGGAGCAGGGCATTCGCGCCGCGGCAGTCCGGATGCGTGAAACCCCAGGCCTGGGAGGAAGCGTTCTGATTCATGTCGTCAGCCAAAATGCGATGTTGCGGGCGGCCGCCGGCCGCCGGATCCGTGATTTTAGAGGAAGCCGGCGCCGATCCGTCGCGCGGGCGCGAGGGCCCGCTTCCCTGTGTCAACTCGCTTCGATGGCAACAAAATCCGCCCCTCGGGATGCGGGGACGGCCCCTGCCGGATAATCTGCCGGAAATGCCCGCCGCGGCGGGCGCCGGAATCTGCAAAATCGGAGTGCGAAAGGATGCGCATGGTCTTGGTTCGCGCGTGCGTGACAGGCATGGCGGTGGTCTCGTTGATGTTGATGACGGCCTGCGTAAATAAAGAGCCGCAGGAGCGCGCCGCGTTCATACAGTTGCTGCAGGCCCGGATGAACAACGTGACGCTGGTGCCGATCGGCATCCTGAGCAAATCCGAAAAGGAAGCCATCGGCGATTACGACGACGCCTACGAGGTGATCACGGACTTCCAGGACGCGATGGCCAAGGCGGCCTCGCCGCTACGCGAGGTGCTGGCGGTCGAGACGATCCGGTCCGTGGGCGAGATCGTGGAGCGCAGGGCCAGCTTCGAGGCCGCCCGCAAGACCTTGGCCGACGCCGCCGCGCAGGTCCAGGAGGCGCGCGGCAAGGCTGAC includes:
- a CDS encoding DUF3053 family protein gives rise to the protein MVLVRACVTGMAVVSLMLMTACVNKEPQERAAFIQLLQARMNNVTLVPIGILSKSEKEAIGDYDDAYEVITDFQDAMAKAASPLREVLAVETIRSVGEIVERRASFEAARKTLADAAAQVQEARGKADRARTDLALPADLAPVYDGVYDEAVSAPAAELMDAAAKMDSVARDALGIADLVAANAADILLVDGQARVAKPTLQQELNLRLQGLNAQSDALEAARATLLQAAGAGPAAP